The Paramisgurnus dabryanus chromosome 6, PD_genome_1.1, whole genome shotgun sequence genome has a window encoding:
- the LOC135744137 gene encoding uncharacterized protein, protein MMALHTALIFLFMLQKAMNQQSDKRVIVGLRMRVQSRATNEETINAVQNSILDLESFMKILHCDTCNVRLVKITSSAKPPITSSSTTTTPTQMTTLEPMTIATNIVATTTTHPKTTAATKLLTTTIIPTTLTLPLQTTITDTTTTLTVPTTTLMTTRELPANTTTVPTTATTIQSQMMTTTAVPTTTQQHMTTLEPLTTTINTVATTTQPQTTTKLLTTSPPNPTSITLPLQMTTESLTNTTAAPTKQSPTTTASPTTQLPTTTVAPKTVSPTTTTAAPMTVSPTTTTVAHTTMTVSPTTTTVPPTTTTVSPTTTTAAPTTESTTAAPMKTTGSPTTTTVATTTESTTTTTIALTSTKGCPYDNNGVTNHHHSCPNNKVNHSSPNDNDSVTQNHHCCHNDNNSVTNDHHS, encoded by the exons ATAAGAGAGTGATCGTGGGTCTACGCATGCGAGTCCAGAGCAGAGCCACAAATGAAGAAACAATAAATGCTGTACAGAAC TCTATTCTTGACCTCGAGTCATTCATGAAAATTCTGCATTGTGATACCTGCAATGTACGACTAGTGAAAATTACATCATCAGCTAAGCCACCAATCACCAGCTcctcaacaacaacaacaccaaCACAAATGACAACATTAGAGCCAATGACCATCGCTACCAACATTGttgcaacaacaacaacacacccAAAGACAACAGCAGCAACAAAGCTACTGACCACCACCATAATTCCAACAACATTAACACTGCCACTACAGACTACAATAACAGACACAACAACCACCCTTACTGTCCCAACAACAACACTGATGACAACAAGAGAATTACCAGCCAACACCACTACTGTCCcaacaacagcaacaacaatacaATCACAGATGATGACCACCACTGCTGTCccaacaacaacacaacaacaTATGACAACATTAGAGCCACTGACCACCACTATCAACACTGTTGCAACAACAACACAACCACAGACAACAACAAAACTGTTGACCACCTCACCACCAAATCCAACATCAATAACACTGCCACTACAGATGACAACAGAGTCACTGACCAACACCACAGCTGCCCCAACGAAACAGTCACCCACCACCACAGCTTCCCCAACGACACAGTTacccaccacaacagttgccccaAAGACAGTGtcaccaaccaccaccacagctgCCCCAATGACAGTGTCACccaccaccacaacagttgcccaTACGACAATGACAGTGTCACCCACAACCACTACAGTTCCCCCTACGACAACAACAGTGTcgccaaccaccaccacagctgCCCCAACAACAGAGTCAACCACAGCAGCCCCAATGAAAACGACAGGGTCACCCACAACCACCACTGTTGCCACAACGACAGAGTCAACCACCACCACAACAATTGCACTTACATCAACAAAAGG ttgcccctATGACAACAACGGTGtcaccaaccaccaccacagctgCCCCAACAACAAGGTCAACCACAGCAGCCCCAACGACAACGACAGTGTCACCCAAAACCACCACTGTTGCCACAATGACAACAACAGTGTCACCAATGACCACCACAGTTGA